In the genome of Chryseobacterium phocaeense, the window TTTAAATTCACCGGTTTGCGCTTTTGCATAGCATGAGATCAATACCCATAAGGCATAGAGAAGGTTTTTCATAGTGACAGCTTATTTCTGATACTGATAATGACCGGTAATGGTATATTTAAACAGGACGTCTTCCATAACCTGTCCGCCTCCGATATTATGTACAATCATAAATCTTTTTCCGTCGGCAGATTTTTTATTGACAACCAATCCGATGTGCGTAAGGTTTCCCGGTAAAATCCAGGTGACGATATCTCCCGGAACATACAAGGTTGGATTGGTTTCTATGGATTTCACTTTCCCGAATTTTGAGAAAAAGACGGCAAGGTTCGGAACCCTCCTGTGATCAATATTGGTGTCAGGCTTTTTCAGACCCCAGGTTTTCGGATATTTTGAAAAGTTTTTTGTCATATCCTCATGAACTTCTTTCTGCAGATCAATCCCCATTTTCCGGTAAGCCCTGATGATGACATCCGTGCATACTCCTTTGTCGGCAGGGACGTCCCCGTTAGGATACTTAATTACAAAATAGTTGGGATCATACTTAATGCTGCTGTCAATTAATTTCAAAGCAGAATCAGACAGCTGAAGCGCAAACTTTTTCTGTGCCTCTGCAAGAAACACACAAAAAGTAAAAGCAAATAAAAAAAAGATTTTTTTCATTGTTCCTCTGCGTCTGAAAATTTGATCAACATCAGGAATTAATGAACCTGCCTAATGTTGAAATGACAATAAATGTTAAATGAATCTTTAATACGAATTCTTAATTTCATTCATCAGCTCCCTGCCTCCGTTTTCAAGAACAATATTTGCAAATTTCTCTCCGAAATTCTCCTCCTCGTTATATTCGAAGTTCTCATCGGTAGCAATACAGTTTTTGCCGTCCAGTGAACAAAGGGCCGCTTTGAAACGGATCTGGTTCCCGATAATCTCGGCGTAAGCTCCAATAGGGGCCGTACATCCGCCTTCCAGTGTGCTCAGGAAATTTCTTTCAATCTCTACGCAGATCTGGGTTTTCTTATGGTTGATCTGGCTTACGATCTCATTGATTTCCGGTTTTCCGGTATGTCCGGCTACTGTAATAACTCCCTGAGAAGCTGCTGGGATCATCAATGG includes:
- a CDS encoding DUF1287 domain-containing protein, which encodes MKKIFFLFAFTFCVFLAEAQKKFALQLSDSALKLIDSSIKYDPNYFVIKYPNGDVPADKGVCTDVIIRAYRKMGIDLQKEVHEDMTKNFSKYPKTWGLKKPDTNIDHRRVPNLAVFFSKFGKVKSIETNPTLYVPGDIVTWILPGNLTHIGLVVNKKSADGKRFMIVHNIGGGQVMEDVLFKYTITGHYQYQK